From one Anopheles cruzii chromosome 3, idAnoCruzAS_RS32_06, whole genome shotgun sequence genomic stretch:
- the LOC128269877 gene encoding cytochrome P450 4d2-like has protein sequence MSIFLLLLLAILVILHIIVKVFINRRRAEELLKRLPDFKALPSVPLLGSVLLFKNTSPDSVLRTQVDFHRQYGKNLLLQELCNGFKLLVSEPRVVEQVIQAKTIRKPSFYDFIKPWLGISTVIACGQQWRNRRKLIDPVFNYKMLEDFLEVMIAHSDVLVGKLAPYVGGDDFDIYNPIRYCTMDIVCDSAMGVQLHCQSNPTGQFIAATDEVIDLIHKRMFDPLRGHSWVYPLTSAGRRMRKMVKVLHKFTDDVVSERKLLRSNGAPQRTTVLDMLLETRPNGQPLSDDDVRGEVSTFMFAGHETTTSCLSFALYYLSRYPVVQQKVYDEIGTVYAAAGDLREVPLTYASLNELRYLEMVIKETLRISPPAPMVGRCAAGDMIIDGIPIPAGTEVMLNIFVMQTDPDFFPEPDVFCPERFTGQNNGSTGTHIMPYSYIPFSAGLRSCMGQRYAMLEMKTVLVKLLIHYRVLPSSEEKVLKVKADITLKPHGGAFIKLLPR, from the exons ATGTCtattttccttcttttgctACTTGCCATACTTGTAATTTTACATATAATTGTAAAAGTGTTCATAAATCGTCGTCGGGCGGAGGAGCTCCTAAAACGTTTGCCCGATTTCAAAGCACTTCCATCGGTACCACTACTCGGCAGTGTTCTGCTGTTTAAGAACACTTCTCCAGACAGTGTGTTACGGACGCAGGTCGACTTTCACCGACAGTACGGTAAGAACCTGTTGCTGCAGGAGCTCTGTAACGGATTCAAACTGTTGGTTAGCGAGCCACGTGTGGTGGAGCAAGTGATTCAGGCAAAAACCATTCGTAAACCATCCTTCTACGACTTCATCAAGCCCTGGTTGGGTATCAGCACGGTAATAGCGTGCGGACAGCAGTGGAGAAACCGGCGGAAGTTGATCGATCCGGTGTTCAATTACAAAATGCTCGAAGACTTTCTGGAAGTGATGATTGCCCATTCGGATGTGCTTGTGGGCAAGTTGGCACCGTATGTCGGTGGAGACGATTTCGACATCTACAACCCGATCCGATACTGCACGATGGACATTGTCTGCGACTCGGCGATGGGTGTTCAACTCCATTGCCAGTCGAATCCTACGGGACAATTTATTGCTGCCACCGACGA GGTCATAGATCTCATACACAAGCGAATGTTTGATCCGCTGCGAGGCCATAGTTGGGTTTATCCGTTGACGAGCGCTGGGCGGCGCATGAGGAAAATGGTGAAGGTGTTGCACAAGTTCACAGATGATGTCGTTAGCGAACGAAAACTGCTCCGTAGCAATGGTGCCCCACAGCGAACGACCGTCCTCGACATGCTTCTGGAAACACGGCCCAACGGTCAACCGTTGTCCGATGATGACGTTCGTGGAGAAGTGAGCACGTTTATGTTTGCCGGCCACGAGACAACCACTTCCTGTCTCAGCTTTGCCCTGTATTACCTCTCCCGATATCCCGTCGTTCAGCAGAAAGTTTACGATGAAATTGGGACCGTCTACGCGGCTGCTGGTGACCTCCGCGAAGTCCCGTTAACCTACGCTTCACTGAACGAGCTCCGCTACTTGGAGATGGTTATCAAGGAAACACTTCGCATCAGTCCACCAGCACCAATGGTTGGTCGGTGCGCGGCCGGCGATATGATTATTGATGGCATCCCGATACCGGCCGGCACGGAGGTGATGCTCAACATCTTCGTCATGCAAACCGACCCAGACTTCTTCCCCGAGCCGGACGTGTTCTGTCCGGAACGGTTCACCGGCCAGAACAATGGCTCCACCGGAACGCATATAATGCCGTACAGTTACATTCCATTCAGTGCCGGACTGCGATCCTGTATGGGGCAACGTTACGCGATGTTAGAAATGAAAACTGTTCTGGTTAAGCTCTTAATCCATTACCGGGTGTTGCCGAGTTCGGAAGAGAAAGTCCTGAAAGTGAAGGCGGACATAACACTAAAGCCCCACGGTGGTGCGTTCATCAAATTGCTGCCAAGGTAG
- the LOC128272727 gene encoding 39S ribosomal protein L17, mitochondrial: MNQAEVTKLMSQLRVAIGPRHRNLKNPRGPEGRLDKLRKTVTALVKHERIELNYQRADEARGYAERLISDAIRHGDCHKPTMEMADFWLLEKQLVHKLFKVLAPRFEEYKVSATRMYKAPKEYPGWYRKRAVLELRGNPYPSLLPNQSNNRFLLHNVLMDEARKDYRKEKYAEIAAQIGSDTTEPPVAESAATKELPKPPTQA, translated from the coding sequence ATGAATCAGGCGGAAGTGACGAAGCTGATGTCGCAGCTGCGGGTAGCGATCGGGCCGCGACACCGCAACCTGAAAAACCCACGAGGACCCGAAGGCCGGTTGGACAAGCTGCGCAAAACGGTGACGGCGCTGGTGAAACACGAGCGAATCGAGCTGAACTACCAGCGGGCGGATGAGGCACGCGGGTATGCGGAGCGGTTAATATCGGACGCCATACGGCACGGGGACTGCCACAAGCCCACGATGGAGATGGCCGACTTCTGGTTGCTGGAGAAACAGCTCGTGCACAAACTGTTCAAGGTACTGGCGCCACGGTTCGAGGAGTACAAGGTGTCGGCCACACGGATGTACAAAGCACCGAAGGAGTACCCCGGTTGGTACCGGAAGCGAGCAGTGCTAGAACTGCGCGGCAATCCTTACCCGTCGCTGTTGCCTAATCAGTCAAACAATCGCTTCCTGCTGCACAATGTACTGATGGACGAGGCCCGGAAAGACTATCGAAAGGAAAAGTACGCCGAGATTGCGGCACAGATTGGCAGCGATACTACAGAACCACCCGTAGCAGAAAGCGCGGCCACGAAAGAGCTACCAAAGCCTCCAACGCAAGCATAA
- the LOC128274828 gene encoding cytochrome P450 4C1-like: MFWLLLLTLIVIVGSWILLTVLRNRATVARLQKQLPNFGSVPSIPVLGSAYHFKDPTPAGIFNTFVGFHKLYGRNLIAQNLFNQPAFQITEPAVIEQVIQAKTIEKTIIYDFMMPWLGSGLVVSTGPKWAQRRKIITPTFHFKILEDFLVIMNHQADVLIRKLSANAGGPDFDIYEPVTYCALDIISESAMGVKLNTQEDPQSEYVQAAKEISDIIYKRMFSFGREFKWLFLLKKASRRLNECLKVVHGFAYRVINERKKQLLEERERQQTERKLEETDVYGKRRMTLLDLLLNVTVDGKPLPDADIREEVDTFMFAGHDTTTSCISFAIYHLSRNAAIQQKVYDEIQHVVGSEAKSVELTHSTLQELRYLEMVIKETLRMKPSVPIIGRKSAGDMVVDGVQMPKGMEFAILIYALHNDPQLYPEPENFDPERFSEEAQASRQPYSYIPFSVGSRNCIGQRYAMLEIKTILVKLLANFQFLPCDDHHKLLIKTDMTLKPVNGAYVKIVAR; the protein is encoded by the exons ATGTTTTGGTTGCTACTATTGACGCTGATCGTGATCGTCGGATCATGGATTCTGCTTACGGTCCTTCGTAACCGAGCTACCGTAGCTCGACTGCAGAAGCAGTTACCCAACTTTGGAAGTGTTCCCTCGATTCCGGTGCTAGGGTCGGCGTATCACTTCAAAGATCCTACGCCGGCCGGAATTTTCAACACCTTTGTCGGATTCCACAAGCTGTACGGCCGTAACCTCATTGCGCAAAATCTGTTTAATCAGCCCGCGTTTCAAATCACCGAACCCGCTGTGATCGAGCAGGTGATCCAGGCGAAGACCATCGAAAAGACGATAATCTACGACTTCATGATGCCTTGGTTGGGATCAGGGCTCGTAGTATCCACCGGGCCGAAGTGGGCACAACGCCGAAAGATTATTACGCCAACGTTCCACTTCAAGATTCTCGAAGACTTTCTCGTCATCATGAACCACCAGGCGGACGTGCTGATACGGAAGCTGTCCGCCAACGCAGGAGGGCCGGATTTCGACATTTACGAGCCCGTTACCTATTGTGCGTTGGACATTATCTCCGAGTCTGCGATGGGTGTAAAGTTGAACACTCAGGAAGATCCACAGTCGGAGTATGTGCAAGCCGCTAAGGA AATTTCAGACATCATCTACAAACGAATGTTTTCCTTCGGACGTGAATTCAAATGGTTGTTCCTGCTTAAGAAAGCATCCCGACGGCTAAATGAGTGCCTTAAAGTAGTGCACGGCTTTGCGTATCGTGTCATTAACGAGCGGAAAAAGCAGCTACTAGAGGAGCGGGAACGGCAACAGACCGAACGCAAGCTGGAAGAGACGGACGTTTACGGAAAGCGGCGCATGACGTTGCTCGATCTGCTTCTGAACGTCACCGTCGATGGTAAGCCCCTGCCCGACGCCGACATCCGGGAGGAAGTCGATACGTTTATGTTTGCCGGGCACGATACCACCACGTCCTGCATCAGCTTTGCTATCTATCATCTCTCTCGCAATGCCGCCATCCAGCAAAAGGTATACGACGAGATTCAGCACGTCGTAGGATCGGAAGCGAAGAGTGTGGAGCTCACGCACAGCACTCTGCAGGAACTGCGGTACCTTGAGATGGTGATAAAAGAAACGCTGCGTATGAAACCGTCCGTACCGATCATAGGGCGGAAATCGGCTGGCGATATGGTGGTTGACGGTGTGCAGATGCCGAAGGGTATGGAATTCGCGATCCTCATCTACGCGCTGCACAACGATCCGCAGCTCTACCCCGAACCGGAAAACTTCGATCCGGAGCGCTTCAGTGAGGAGGCACAGGCGTCCCGGCAACCTTACAGCTACATCCCGTTCAGCGTTGGTTCTCGGAACTGCATCGGCCAGCGTTACGCTATGCTGGAGATTAAAACGATCCTGGTGAAATTGTTGGCCAACTTCCAGTTTTTGCCCTGCGATGACCACCACAAGCTGCTTATCAAAACCGATATGACGCTGAAACCGGTAAATGGTGCGTACGTAAAGATTGTGGCACGCTAG